From Plasmodium chabaudi chabaudi strain AS genome assembly, chromosome: 12, the proteins below share one genomic window:
- a CDS encoding AP2 domain transcription factor AP2-O2, putative (term=annotation;date=20170113;qualifier=removed_product=transcription factor with AP2 domain(s), putative;qualifier=added_product=ap2 domain transcription factor ap2-o2, putative;qualifier=added_literature=pmid:28081440;qualifier=added_gene_name=ap2-o2;qualifier=added_GO:0043565;curatorName=ucb@sanger.ac.uk;~term=annotation;date=20171227;qualifier=added_GO:0005634;qualifier=added_literature=pmid:29233900;curatorName=ucb@sanger.ac.uk;~;query 1795-1795;GPI_cleavage_site_score=0.3306;~pfam_scan;Pfam:PF00847.16; E()=6.3E-14;score=51.8;query 808-856;description=AP2;~pfam_scan;Pfam:PF00847.16; E()=3.4E-14;score=52.7;query 1374-1425;description=AP2;~pfam_scan;Pfam:PF14733.2; E()=2.5E-17;score=62.8;query 1709-1797;description=ACDC;~iprscan;InterPro:IPR028078 : AP2-coincident, C-terminal domain;Pfam:PF14733; score=2.6E-17;query 1709-1797;description=AP2-coincident, C-terminal domain;~iprscan;InterPro:IPR001471 : Pathogenesis-related transcriptional factor/ERF, DNA-binding;Pfam:PF00847; score=8.9E-15;query 1374-1425;description=AP2/ERF domain;~iprscan;InterPro:IPR001471 : Pathogenesis-related transcriptional factor/ERF, DNA-binding;Pfam:PF00847; score=3.5E-14;query 807-856;description=AP2/ERF domain), translated as MKPEDENFDNIGEEAYMHTVSQISVLPNKCIINSSNDGGIKIGVNQKDYDIYISQLKNKNPKELFQAPMDTYAHGIVSGEGDSDDIPTTNSSSSKNDNNNNKNNKDDRDKRDEVNKMDPPLREIKKNVDSKTIDLECYNNVCSSDVEYNDLCNKTTNNIKNNIKLNVDFLIKCNDSNDTTISASTSCTNTKLLRQSSDLNNLNAENYIFSNTDDNKFGSNPSKIKEICNENYIYDKEENILSDSVNNGNIDNASKGSTTVLFSNHSKLNYNYEHTENTKCIIYNNNIDNHKNCKIDKEYNNISKNNFSNNLKKSKNNINTVINNGIINYDLNEQNKNTNNLNKFEINENTYDLLNNTELANKLNKFCSKIQKKKISRNYNFVDPPTDNIINIEHDLNKEKTEVEPKNGIESMLMHIKNINNLSSNDLIQPKDQHLEQTNTNCLNSNNDLSDHDEKKNKKRKRINDNITLNNINIKKQINSINPYKNYIYNNETVEDPNHQQMIAQKFFNHNEMGKINSDHAVNEQIGLLSSDQINIKNIVKIESDVSENYNENAVINNGLSQIVRSPLYQTSRKNENIEDDGDIYEKESERDNNYVDDCKGLIVEVKNEISASDDARTNDVNGSEPAPSIDNDIPTYPPPSIPNEVYSKRPQRNAARKCINLWSEELKKKSDKMYGLQDKGKNSGVDSKREEKLLKKKEKEKEKKEGTYLNKIDWENNEEGIDDEKDDKQKKKNKKNKKLNKNENITEIEQENEEIPILFNRNMDEREMFKYLDILRHLPSKKGGAQYKLHKAILTEEMVKRAKKFPLVQGVYFDRYQQRWSVNWNEDGKRVAKYFPIKLFGFDYARRLAIYCKNYQKIPEEALIFEQAYRAKHQNNKSKSENRENSKTGEIENNGETSKKNNKRNLKKRNILIKQNSEDETLNSSNVTKKRNLTHHNDKNSDTPFIQNNGKIWENLENIQDISKKIMNNENGYSSDNNSEARKYNPFFDQNNNLLSDSINGSIRSNSHSEELLAGNILKNLQRHDNIDIFKINKMYSANVNTIKKNDLQNSINGETQLLNLIKNKQLNSGEPNIDLDNNKQMSLFEWGNDANYQANVLGDLDKIEIEKIQKKKKKNISNKVQNELYDLENINLLNGVAKENSSAIQKVNQLASKNNLTTKLNTMNHDIEDERSEEKSNKIKKGVKKNGLNKKNITCTSTGTSSLKSSASCISSASSCYKNLEQLSSNNVYPDFKENHIAHNNNDNLADEKESQVSNKWIGKYEGSNISGNSKTDAIRKESLSSSTGVNENRFIKSEDGRIVNPIGNQNIENGETYRNKIDDIKNINKYKDIINNLGGFQNIDKALNINDSNTVHNSTENMNKENDENGDDINSRIVGVHYDRKQYRWKATWYTSNGRRCAKYYPIKQYGYLEAKKMAIECRKAYNLYKKLKKNPENNTDTNDIEDIDFETTIFPKEYYISLFENDEKKDGYYLDSKKGKKIKAKKESVTTPASSNSLRNNNANHNNIGHPFPNSNNDYYYYGDNSANSNCNDINSANTVNSNYCNNVLTFLDNAKQKKHCNDALKKIANKKSGEYINLSEHVDNAGSLHKSNTLLTDFNEYNINKKKIENNIDKIKYFPIDSKTNGNNLFRNIAEINNYNKLRKLNNHNWGYTYDKGSDSICHSTFKNGIDEEEKEENKEGGINENNLNSSTKYPSPSLLSLYYLSENILKFQKGTIKYILQDLRDNCLSNLAYDLQNITFQEYYMAIHYLNRYVNDSTCYDDIFFLLKVLAQNLEIKKIPSLYNEEKQKELLNSLTVITKKLKNNYSYYAHNTFRNTNELDKFSSLIFQ; from the coding sequence atgaAGCCTGAAGACGAAAACTTTGATAATATCGGCGAAGAAGCCTATATGCATACAGTTAGCCAAATCAGCGTATTGCCAAATAAATGCATTATAAACAGTTCAAATGATGGGGGTATAAAAATTGGGGTTAACCAAAAGgattatgatatatatattagtcagttaaaaaataaaaacccGAAAGAGCTATTTCAAGCACCTATGGATACATATGCCCATGGCATAGTTAGTGGTGAAGGTGATAGTGATGATATTCCTACTACTAATAGTAGTAGTAGCAAAAAcgataataacaataataagaataataaagatgatCGAGACAAGAGAGACGAGGTAAACAAAATGGATCCCCCCTTaagagaaataaaaaaaaatgttgatAGTAAAACAATTGATTTAGAAtgttataataatgtttGTAGCAGTGATGTAGAATATAATGATCtatgtaataaaacaacaaataatataaaaaataatataaaattaaatgtcgattttttaataaaatgtaatGATAGTAATGATACAACAATTTCTGCTTCTACATCTTGTACAAATACAAAACTTTTACGGCAATCTAGCGatttaaacaatttaaatgcagaaaattatatttttagtaatacagatgataataaatttggTAGTAATCctagtaaaataaaagaaatttgtaatgaaaattatatatatgataaagaagaaaatatactTTCCGACAGTGTTAATAATGGCAATATAGATAATGCATCTAAGGGTAGTACTACTGTACTTTTTTCTAACCATTCGAAATTAAATTACAATTATGAACATACAGAAAACACAAAgtgcattatatataacaataatatagataaccataaaaattgtaaaattgataaagaatacaataatattagtaagaacaatttttcaaataatttaaaaaaatctaaaaataatattaacacagtaataaataatggcattattaattatgacctaaatgaacaaaataaaaatacaaataatttaaataaatttgaaataaatgaaaatacatatgatttattaaataatacagAATTggcaaataaattaaataaattttgtagtaaaatacagaaaaaaaaaatatcaagaAATTACAATTTTGTAGATCCCCCAACTGACAACatcataaatatagaacatgatttaaataaagaaaaaacagAAGTAGAACCCAAAAACGGAATAGAATCAATGcttatgcatattaaaaatattaataactTATCTTCAAACGATTTAATACAACCTAAAGATCAACATTTAGAACAAACGAATACCAATTGCTTAAATAGCAATAATGACCTTTCCGAccatgatgaaaaaaaaaataaaaaaagaaaaagaattaacgataatataacattaaataatattaatattaaaaaacaaattaattctataaatccttataaaaattatatttacaataatGAAACTGTTGAAGATCCAAATCACCAACAAATGATAGCccaaaaattttttaatcacAATGAAATGGGAAAAATTAATTCTGACCATGCAGTTAACGAACAAATTGGCTTATTAAGTAGTGaccaaattaatataaaaaatattgtaaaaattgaGAGTGACGTTtcagaaaattataatgaaaatgcaGTGATCAACAATGGGCTTTCCCAAATTGTTCGATCCCCTTTATATCAAACAAGtcgaaaaaatgaaaatattgaagATGATGgtgatatatatgaaaaagaatCTGAGCGTGACAATAATTATGTTGATGATTGTAAAGGACTTATTGTTGaagttaaaaatgaaatcaGTGCATCAGACGATGCCAGAACAAATGATGTAAATGGGAGCGAACCTGCACCATCGATTGATAATGATATACCAACATACCCTCCCCCCAGCATACCTAATGAAGTTTATTCAAAAAGACCACAACGAAATGCAGCAAGAAAATGCATAAACTTATGGTctgaagaattaaaaaaaaaatcggaCAAAATGTATGGGCTACAAGATAAGGGTAAAAATAGTGGAGTAGATTCAAAAAGggaagaaaaattattaaagaaaaaagaaaaagaaaaagaaaaaaaggaagGAACATAtcttaataaaatagattgggaaaataatgaagaaggaattgatgatgaaaaagatgataaacaaaaaaaaaaaaataaaaaaaataaaaaattgaataaaaatgaaaatataacagAAATCGAACAAGAGAATGAAGAAATacctatattatttaatcgAAATATGGATGAAAGAGAaatgtttaaatatttagatATATTAAGACATCTACCTAGTAAAAAAGGAGGGGCACAATATAAATTACATAAAGCTATATTAACTGAAGAGATGGTTAAGAGAGCTAAAAAATTTCCATTAGTTCAAGGAGTTTATTTTGATAGATATCAACAAAGATGGAGTGTCAATTGGAATGAAGATGGTAAAAGAGTTGCAAAATATTTCccaattaaattatttggatTTGATTATGCTCGTAGATTAGCtatttattgtaaaaattatcaaaaaataccTGAAGAAGCTTTAATATTTGAACAAGCTTATCGAGCCAAacatcaaaataataaatccaAGTCTGAAAATCGAGAGAATTCAAAAACGGgagaaattgaaaataatggtGAAACCAgtaaaaagaataataaaagaaatttaaaaaaacgaaatattttaattaaacaaaattcAGAAGATGAAACATTAAATAGTTCGAatgttacaaaaaaaagaaatctTACACATCacaatgataaaaatagtgatactccttttatacaaaataatggaaaaatatgggaaaatttagaaaatattcaaGATATATCtaagaaaattatgaataatgaaaatggatatagtagtgataataatagtgaAGCTAGGAAGTATAATCCATTTTttgatcaaaataataatttacttTCTGATTCCATAAATGGATCTATTCGAAGTAATTCCCATTCTGAAGAATTACTTGctggaaatattttaaaaaatttacaaagacatgataatattgacatctttaaaattaacaaaatgtATAGTGCAAATGTGAATACCATTAAGAAGAATGATTTACAAAATTCTATAAATGGTGAAAcacaattattaaatttgataAAGAATAAACAATTAAATAGTGGCGAACCAAACATTGATCTTgacaataataaacaaatgaGTTTGTTCGAATGGGGTAATGATGCAAATTATCAAGCTAATGTCTTGGGTGACTTAGATAAAATAGAGatagaaaaaattcaaaaaaaaaaaaaaaaaaatatttcaaataaagttcaaaatgaattatacgatttagaaaatataaacttaTTAAATGGGGTAGCCAAAGAAAATAGTAGTGCCATTCAAAAGGTAAATCAATTAGCatctaaaaataatttgacTACCAAATTAAATACTATGAATCATGATATAGAAGATGAAAGAAGTGaagaaaaatcaaataaaataaaaaaaggtgtaaaaaaaaacggattaaataaaaaaaatataacatgcACCTCTACAGGGACATCATCATTAAAATCGTCTGCTTCTTGTATATCTTCTGCTTCATCATGTTACAAAAATTTGGAACAATTGTCATCAAATAATGTTTATCCTGACTTTAAAGAAAATCATATTgcacataataataatgataatttagCTGACGAAAAAGAATCACAAGTTTCGAATAAATGGATAGGAAAATATGAAGGATCCAATATATCAGGAAATTCTAAAACTGATGCCATTCGAAAGGAAAGTTTGTCATCCTCTACTGGGGTTAATGAAAATCGATTTATAAAATCAGAGGATGGTCGAATTGTGAATCCAATTggaaatcaaaatatagaGAATGGCGAAACGTATCGTAACAAAATTgatgatattaaaaatataaataaatataaagatataattaataatttaggaggatttcaaaatattgataaagcattaaatataaatgatagtAATACTGTTCATAATTCAActgaaaatatgaataaagaaaatgatgagaatggtgatgatataaattcaAGAATAGTTGGTGTGCATTATGACAGAAAGCAATATCGATGGAAAGCAACTTGGTATACATCAAATGGAAGAAGATGTGCAAAATATTATCctataaaacaatatggATATTTagaagcaaaaaaaatggctATAGAATGTAGAAAAGCATATaacttatataaaaaattaaaaaaaaatcctGAGAATAATACAGATACTAATGATATTGAAGATATCGATTTTGAAACTACAATATTTCCTaaagaatattatataagcttatttgaaaatgatgaaaaaaaagatggttattatttagatagtaaaaaaggaaaaaaaatcaaagcCAAAAAAGAAAGTGTTACTACACCAGCTTCTAGTAATTCCCTTCGAAACAACAATGCCAATCACAATAATATAGGTCATCCCTTTCCCAATTCAAACaatgattattattattatggtGATAACAGTGCGAATAGTAACTGTAACGATATTAATTCAGCAAACACTGTAAATAGCAATTATTGTAATAATGTTTTAACCTTCCTTGATAATGCAAAACAAAAGAAACACTGTAATGATGcgcttaaaaaaattgccaATAAGAAATCGggagaatatataaatttatcgGAGCATGTTGATAATGCTGGGAGTCTGCACAAGTCTAACACACTATTAACCGattttaatgaatataatataaacaaaaagaaaattgaaaataatatcgacaaaattaaatactTTCCAATTGATTCTAAAACGaatggaaataatttatttagaaatattgcagaaataaataattacaatAAGCTGAggaaattaaataatcacAATTGGGGGTATACATATGATAAAGGATCAGACAGTATATGTCATAGTACATTCAAAAATGGAATcgatgaagaagaaaaagaagaaaataaagaaggaggtataaatgaaaataatttgaataGCTCTACAAAATATCCATCACcttctttattatctttatattatttatcagaaaatattttaaagttTCAAAAAGGaacaattaaatatattttacaagaCTTACGAGATAATTGCTTATCAAATCTAGCATAtgatttacaaaatataacatttcaagaatattatatggctattcattatttaaatagaTATGTAAATGATTCAACATGCTatgatgatattttttttcttttaaaagtCTTAGCACAAAATTTAgagattaaaaaaataccaagtttatataatgaagaaaaacaaaaagagCTATTAAACTCATTAACAgttataacaaaaaaattgaaaaataattattcttACTATGCACACAATACCTTTAGAAATACAAACGAGCTCGACAAGTTTTCAtctttaatatttcaatGA